A stretch of the Lolium perenne isolate Kyuss_39 chromosome 3, Kyuss_2.0, whole genome shotgun sequence genome encodes the following:
- the LOC127339864 gene encoding probable calcium-binding protein CML20, with protein sequence MAGTGIHPSRRGSSVARASRWGPLLPLALDPYAAVCFRSPSHRRQILRHAKAAKDPDTELMRVFKSFDTDLDDRISASKIQKLRRCTTAEAKEMVATVDTDGDGFINIEEFGALLDDQKFDALHMAFEEYDENGDRMITAEELCIALRRVLPSEDLTVEKCAEMIDGVDKDGDGVISFDEFKAMTASKSS encoded by the exons ATGGCCGGCACCGGCATCCATCCGTCCCGGCGCGGCTCCAGCGTTGCCCGAGCCTCACGCTG GGGCCCGCTGTTGCCACTGGCGCTCGATCCATACGCCGCCGTGTGCTTCAGAT CTCCCAGCCACCGCCGCCAAATCCTCAGGCACGCGAAAGCAGCGAAGGACCCCGACACAGAGCTCATGCGCGTCTTCAAGAGCTTCGACACCGACCTCGACGACCGCATCTCGGCCTCCAAGATTCAGAAGTTGCGCAGGTGCACAACCGCGGAGGCGAAGGAGATGGTCGCCACGGTGGACACCGACGGGGACGGGTTCATCAACATCGAGGAATTCGGGGCGTTGCTGGACGACCAGAAATTTGACGCGCTACACATGGCCTTCGAGGAGTACGACGAGAACGGGGACAGGATGATCACCGCGGAGGAGCTATGCATAGCGCTGCGACGGGTGCTCCCCAGCGAGGATCTGACGGTCGAGAAGTGCGCCGAGATGATAGACGGAGTGGACAAGGATGGCGACGGCGTAATCTCCTTCGACGAGTTCAAGGCCATGACGGCGAGCAAGAGTTCGTGA
- the LOC127343695 gene encoding uncharacterized protein: MAPLTPRLVVPIDVKKKPWEQKVHLHNRWHPDIPPVADVTEGELFRVEMVDWTGGRVKDDDSADDIKFLDLTITHYLSGPFRVVDAEGVPASPGDLLAVEICNLGPLPGDEWGYTGIFERENGGGFLTDHFPSARKAIWYFEGIYAYSPQIPGVRFPGLTHPGIVGTAPSVELLNIWNERERKLTETGHESLKLCEVLQQRPLANLPTSKNCLLGKIEEGTAEWQKIANEAARTIPGRENGGNCDIKNLSRGSKVYLPVFVEGANLSTGDMHFSQGDGEVSFCGAIEMSGFLELKCEIIRGGMKEYLTPVGPTALHVNPIFEIGPVEPRFSEWLVFEGISVDESGKQHFLDASVAYKRAVLNAIEYLSRFGYSKEQVYLLLSCCPCEGRISGIVDAPNAVATLAIPTAIFDQDIRPKRLGHGPKLRRTPDVLSCTGDRHLPATQDQSGAVTP; the protein is encoded by the exons ATGGCTCCCCTGACTCCCAGACTTGTAGTGCCCATAGATGTGAAAAAGAAGCCTTGGGAACAAAAGGTTCATCTCCATAACCGCTGGCATCCAGATATCCCTCCTGTTGCTGATGTAACTGAAGGGGAATTATTCCGTGTTGAGATGGTCGATTGGACTGGAGGACGGGTGAAAGATGATGACTCTGCAGATGATATCAAGTTTCTGGACCTCACAATT ACTCATTATCTTAGTGGCCCGTTTAGAGTAGTTGATGCTGAAGGGGTTCCAGCTTCACCCGGTGATCTTCTTGCGGTAGAGATCTGCAATCTCGGTCCGCTTCCTGGTGATGAGTGGGGTTATACTGGAATATTCGAAAGGGAAAATGGAGGTGGATTCTTAACTGACCACTTCCCAAGTGCAAGAAAAGCCATTTGGTATTTTGAAGGAATTTATGCATACTCCCCTCAGATACCTG GCGTTAGGTTTCCAGGTTTAACTCATCCTGGTATAGTCGGAACTGCACCATCAGTCGAACTTCTTAATATATGGAATGAAAGGGAAAGGAAATTGACTGAGACAGGTCATGAGTCTCTGAAACTGTGTGAAGTTCTACAACAGAGGCCCCTCGCTAACTTACCAACCTCCAAAAACTGCTTACTTGGAAAG ATTGAAGAAGGGACCGCTGAATGGCAAAAGATTGCAAATGAAGCAGCAAGAACTATTCCTGGAAGAGAGAACGGGGGGAACTGTGACATTAAGAATCTAAGCAGAGGTTCCAAAGTTTATCTACCAGTATTTGTTGAAGGAGCAAATTTGAGTACTGGTGATATGCACTTCTCCCAAGGTGATGGCGAAGTCTCATTTTGTGGAGCAATAGAAATGAGTGGATTCCTTGAGCTAAA GTGTGAGATTATAAGAGGTGGGATGAAGGAATACTTGACTCCTGTTGGTCCGACAGCACTTCATGTGAATCCTATCTTTGAGATAGGTCCAGTGGAGCCACGTTTTTCAGAATGGTTAGTCTTTGAGGGCATCAGTGTAGATGAGTCTGGGAAACAGCATTTCCTTGATGCATCAGTTGCCTACAAGCGTGCAGTTCTCAATGCCATTGAATACCTTTCCAGATTTGGGTACTCCAAGGAGCAG GTCTATCTTTTACTATCATGCTGTCCATGTGAGGGTAGAATATCTGGAATAGTAGATGCTCCTAATGCAGTGGCGACACTTGCCATCCCTACAGCAATATTTGACCAG GATATAAGGCCAAAGCGCCTGGGGCATGGACCAAAATTGAGAAGAACTCCGGATGTTCTGAGCTGCACGGGGGATAGACACCTTCCTGCAACACAAGACCAAAGTGGAGCAGTGACACCATAG